The Numenius arquata chromosome 17, bNumArq3.hap1.1, whole genome shotgun sequence genome segment TTATTTCTCTATCCCGTCCCCTTCTTGGATGCTTGGTAGAAGGCTTCTAGGGAAGAAACTAGGAAAGGGCTCTCCACAGCATGCTAGTGAGGCTGACTTTCCATATCTACTAATTTCTCTGATAGTTCTGTTCTCTCCACCAGAACCCTGCTCTTCACAGAACTCCCCAGCACTTCTCTGCAGAGAACTGGTCTCAGACCATCTCACTTTGAGCAGGTTCCAGCTGCCGTAGTGACTGTCACTGCCGCCCTTAGCAGGCTGATCCAGCCGTGCGGGAGTTGATTCAGTGTGGAAATCTGGAGCCACTCTATGTCCTTCCAGCTGCAGAGACAGAGAATTATAGCAGAGGCTGATATAGGAGGGGGTGACAATTGTCCGAAGTCCTGTGTTTCCAGTCTCCTGCAGAAAGATTAGTCTGCCAGTGTCCACAGTCTTCAAGGGGCCTCTCTTCTGCTTCAAAAATGGAGCTTTCAGCAAACAGGTTAAGGAGCGACCAGTTTGATCTCAGTGGCAAGGAAGAGGGAATTGGACTGTAAATCAGGACACTGTTGCATGTTCATTCTGACAAGCTTCTTCAACGAAGTTACTTCATGTTCTTGCATCCCTTTTGGAGCAGAGAAAGCTGCTGCCAGAGCCCAGGGTAAATAATTCACTAAGAGAAGTGAATATATTTATGAAGAGTTAGTTAAAAGGCTGTGCTTCTGTCATGCCCACTTTCAGAGTTGTCTACTGAGGAGCTCGTTTCAGTGCTGCTtgtggggggcagtggggtgaAGCAGTGCCTGTGTGAGTGAAGGAGCCTTGTTAGCTTCAGATGGAAATGGAGAGTGACATGCTGAGCTGGACGGGACCACTGAGATCCTGCCTGAGGAGTTGACGTTCCTGAAAAGAGCACTTTATCCAGGCAGCAGGAGACAAACTGATGGGTCtgagagctggagaaggggagctgAAAACGTAAGGACACGTTTTCAAGAGGGTCTGGATGGTGTTGCCCGCACAGGTTTTCACAGTGGGTGTGTGGCATGCAACCGCTCTCCTTTCAGAGTGCAAAAGGATGCGTTGTTGGGACAAGCTGATAAAAACTTTGCTGGGTAGGGCCCAAGGCAGGATGGGGAAGGTGTGGCTAAGGCTGCAGAGCACCTGAATTTCATGGGACATTGGTGTTCTGCACTCAGTGCTTTCCAAACCATGCACAACCCCAGCACAGGCTCGTGGCGATACCAAAGTGTGtgttatttccttctctctccatgCGAGAATTTACTCTTCTGTGAGAAGTGACTGTCAAAGCTAATAGACCAAGTCAACAGCAGAGCTCAGAGCCGAGTCCCGGCTGCAGAGGCTTTATGGTGCTTCTGCCAAAGGTGACCGGAGGAGAGAGGACAATAAACTACGCGGGTAATTTTCCACCAGAAGCAAACAAGCCTCGCTGGCTGCTCTTTCCTTCCCATATGTTGAGATAAAGCATCCGTGATAAACACCCGAGTGCAGAGCCGTTTTGCTCCCTGTGAACTGTTACTGGTGTGCAGATGTCTGTGGAGACCAGCTGATGCTGGCTGAGGAAGGGGCAGCTCCACTGGCTTCACAGCAGGAGTTGTTACCACAGTAGGGGAGGCTACTTGTAAACTTTGGTTATTGCATAGCAAACCCTGCCCTAGATGATGAAGAAAAGCAGGGAAGTGATGCCTTTACAGCAGAGAAGCCCTGCTGGGCTACTTttgacagccaaaaaaaaaaaatcctggtggtACTTTTTAGTAAAGTTTCCCTTTGTGAACAAAACAGGCTCTGCCTGGCCTGTGGCCAGGGCAGCAGTAGTGTCTGAggcggctgcagcaggagctaggcaaatctggcagagctggggagatgGCAGGGGAAGTGGAGGTGCCCGAGAGGCTTTTTCTTGCCTACCTGCTAACCTGCATCACACTTCTGTGATCTCAATGTGCCCAACACGTGGCTCTGCTTCCCCTGCCCTATGAGCAACACTCCCTGCCATGTAAACCCTGCCTTAGGCTTTGAGGCAGGGAGGATAACACTGTCCCTGCTCTCCATTAACAAAAGGAACCACACTGGTGTCCCACAACTTCTGCTCATACCTTTCTTCTGGGAAGtaatttccctccttttcttctgaCATCTCCCTCCAGAGAATTGCTGTCTTCTATGAACATATCCATCTTGCTTCCCCACAGTCTCTGTGCTCATAAATCCTTCATATTCCTAGAGACGGTGTTTTAGGCTCTGTAGTTACCAAATCTGATCCTTAACTACTCCAGCTCCCACATCTGATGGAGCAAACCTGGTTTTCATGTTACCTCTTTACTGGCATTTCATATAGAAACCTCCTCTGAAGGTTGGAGAAATTTATCAGTTGCTGTTCTAGAGTTTACGGAGAGCTGGAGGTCATGAACAAGTGACAGGATATAGCTTCTGCAGGAAAAACTGGGTAACTGTGTCTTAAATTTAAGAATCAATGTCTTAATTTCAGATACTTTGTTCTGCCAGCATGGTGAACTCCAGACATGTTTTAATACTTCAAATACCACAGCATCCATAATACCTGGCAGATCCAGAGTTGTGGTGGGCTCTTAAACTTGCCCAAAAAACTGATAGAAGGCAGCTGGCTCTGAGGGGGGACACCAGCATCCTGGAAAGACGTCGGTAGTGAAGTAGACAACACGAGTGTTGGGTGGGGATGCAGGAGCTAAGACTGTCGTGACGTGATGCTGTGCTACTCAGTATGTACAGAGAAGATGCTTTTGCTTTTACGCCCTCTGTCCTGAAAGAGCTGCCTAAAGTTAAACTAAATGAGATCTGTTCCTCTGTTTAGGAGTGGTCATCTGTGTTTCAGCTCCATGGGAGGATCAGGATCAAGGTTAAGGTGGGGAGAGATCTTCCTCCTTCCAAAGAGAATAGGCTCAGGAAGCTAGCTCAGGGAAACGTCCTCCTCTTGGAATCCATCATGCCACCTAATGTATGAAAAAGGAAGCAAGTGGCATGCATTGTGAAAGGGTGATTCATTATCATTATTTCCTGGCATATTGATTCTCCGCTTCGACAAGAAAGCTCTGTCACGCCGTCAGCCGGCAGTGACGGATGGTCCTGCCGCAAATGTGTCGGCAGCGCCAGCTTAAACTAATGGCTGTGGGTGGGGGTAGGGGAGCAGCCAGGCATGGGCTGCTCTGCTGATGGTGGGGTGGCTGCACCCCGCTGCCTCTCTGGGTCCCTGGAAGGGGTGGCAGGCAGGTACAGTGATGTTCTTGCCAGGCTTTCCTCCTGGGAGGAGGAATGAGAGTTAGGGACAGAGTTGGAGAAGCTGTGGCTCGAGCTGTGGTGAATGGATGTCTTCACCTTTCTGACTCAACATACAGGTGGTTGTCATGTAacctttgttctattttttttccccagtaactcTTTCACTTACCCCTGGTTTGTGGCCATTTGCCCCCATGCTTTCTAGAGCCAGTAAATCATCCTTGTTTAAACTGGAACCAATGGTTTGAAGGTTGAAGTTCACTGTTGAACCTGCGAAGCATTGTCTGTCTCTAGCCCTCCTTCCTGGGATCACAGAGAGGTTATCCAACATCATGGTTCTGCAGAATCTCACTTCTGAGCTTGCTTCCCCCTTGCCAAGCCACCTCTTTCCATGACAGCACATCTCTCTCCCCCCTGTTTCCCAGCATGGCTCAATTCGAGGTCTTCTCCATTATTTTCTACATGCCAATAGAGAGACAGACGTGGAGCACCAGGTGAAACATCTCAAAAGCATAGTGTCTTGCCAGGGATGCAAAGGCGGGGGGGCTAAGCCAGAAACTCATTTTGAGCATGACTAATTCTTCCAGCAACCTACCATGATGCAGGGGggttggggtgtgtgtggaaaaaaCGTGTTTCAGCCTTGgacttcttttttcctgcagtggTCTGTCTGCAGAGAGATGAAGCTCATGGACAAACCAGCATTTTTCATTTGCGAATGTGTTTGCCCTGACTCTGCAAAACAATCCTTAAACTTAGAATGGCTAAATTATCTTCACTTCTCTGCAGGTCTCTTATGCTTCCATTAAAGCtcacaaaaaatgtatttttctttttgtaatccCCAGACTCCCATATTCTCCCGAAGTGCTCATATTTGGATGTCTGCTCATCCATATTCATCCTTCTTCCACCTGCAAGacccacagcagagctgctcgGTCTCAGGATTGACATCTCCTGAGTCAGGCAGGACTGGCAGCAGTAGCTGTCTGCAAGGTCTGCATCGTCTGAGAAGAGCCAGTGTTTGCTCCTCAAAGATTGAGAGGAGGGGTCTCTATGGGAGGCAGTTGGACAGTGGTGATGAAACTCATCACAACTTTTCCTTTATGGCATacctccccctcacccctccatcccccccagcTTCACTTACATCCTTCAGTAAAAAGGGTGCTCAGACCTCTAGAGGAGAGAAGGTGAGATGAGCGGAAGTGTCCTCTGTGCCTTGTTAACTGCAAAGCCCCTCTGTGGTGTCTGTGAGTTTGGAGTGGGTCTGACACTGTTGAAAAATCACGACAAGCGAAACCCTtgattgcattttaaatacttgtataaaacaagttttaaaacaaagtttccaTGAAACCTACTAATAATCCATGGTAGCATTGCTGTCCACCTCCCTTTGTGGGTCTGGGTGCTGTTGGTCGTGGTATCTGAAGGTCTCTCCTCCCTGGAGCATGTTGCTTATGTCCTCTGTCCTGCATATACAGCAATGGAGTGAGGCTTTTTTTTATGAACCCATGACTTTGCCAGGGTCCTTGTGGTGAAGCAATGCTGTCGGACAGTTTATGTGGCAACTGTAGGTGACTTGAAATAGTGTGGTGTGACTCTTGCCTTCAGCCTGGTGTCCCGGGTAGAGGAGGATGAGAGCAGGAGCTTTGTGTGTACCTGCAGGATCCTGAGCTGCCTCTTGCCTGCTCAAAGCTGCCTGTCAGTCAGAGTCTGTCATCTTCTTTTCATCTTGATTTATCATCCAGCATAACTAGGTTTCAGAGTTTCATTTTTGGGCTTGCCTCCTCCCAGGGACAGGCAGATAAATCTGGCATGCAAATGTGTTTGCTCTCCGGTTCCAGGAGTGAGAGACTCTTCTGCCGCAGGGAGTGAGAGAAAACACAGCTGATGGGGCAGGGCTGCTGTTGTCTTCTCCAGGGCTGGAATTGCACAGGGGAGGCTTCCAGTTTAGCCAGCATCACTGCTCTCAAGGGTCATGCATTTGCAGAGCACTAGCGCTAGGGCAGGAGGGACACAGCTTGCCTTGTTGGAAACAGTACCAGTTTAGATCTTAGTATTGGATCATTGCTCCTTGTGACTTTAATATGTTTGATTTCTGAAAGAAGTATTTAAGGAAAACCAGAGATTATGAATTCTAGCTGTTTAAGGCAAAAACTTCTATCCATCAGCTAGGAAATCAACAGGAATTCTGTTCCTTCAGTGCTCTCTGCCAGAAAAGCATGTGTCAGGGCAGAGGAGAGCCTGTGAGTCTTTGAGAGATGCTCTGAGGATGGGGTGCCAGCCTGGGAGTTCCCCTGGACTGGTCCTGTTAGCACTGGTGCAGGAAGCAGGGCTTTGATCCAGTGGTGAGAGTGAGTTGGGGGATGGAAATAGTTCACTCTTtgctctgctgagcagagcaggtAGAGATTTACTGTTTTGTGTATGGGAGAAGAGGTGCAAGACTTGTGCAGTTACCTCCAGTCCAGAACCAGGACTGGACCGCAGAGGCTGACCACCTCTCCTAAGCGAGAGGGAAAGGAACAGTCTCAGTGTATGTCCAGAGCTGCCTAACCTGGTTTGTCTTATTGCCCAGGGCACCTTCTTTTCCTTGTAGCTGGTGCAAGCCTGGGGAGCGCAGCCAATGTCACATCACCTGGAACACAGCCCTCAGCTCATCTTGCCGGAGCAGATATGGCTGGGAAGCGTCTCCCCTTTGGGAGCAACAGGGGAAGCACAACAACCATACCTGTGTTCTCAGTGCCCCTTGCTTGCTGGCTTGAGTGAAGGCGAGGGGAATTGCACACCCTCAGAGCAATGAGCTGTTGCTTTCCATAGTCCCCTGTGACTGCTCTTGGGGGAGTAAATAGAGCCCAACACTCCCAAAGTGGCCTGGCCTTCATGGTGCCATGGTGATGCTGTCATCTCTCCAGTCCAGTGTTCATCAACTCACCCTGTCACTGGGAAACAGTGGGAAGCGAGACATTTCCTGAGGCAGCATGAGATGAAATACCGTGTGTGGCTCAGTAAGGGCTCAGCACAAAGCCAGTGTTTGccagggggaagaaaaggagggttGTTTTGAGCAGAGAAATTAGGATTCGGAGAGCACTGGGAGCAAATGTTCAGTAAGGTTAATCCAGTCTCACTGGGGACAAAAGAGGCAGTGTTTGCTAACTGGTCTGTAACTGTCCCTTCTCGTCCCATCCCTGCCAGGGTTTCTCATCTCCAGCCACCTGTCTCAGGCAGAGCAGTACTGGGCACAGAACAAGCCCGTGTCTCTGTCACCCCACCGTGAGCCTGCCCGGCCCAGAGCACCGGTGGCCAGCCTTCTATGGGCTTGGCCGCAGGACTGTGCGCTGCTCTGTTTAATTcctctgtatttatatttatgaCATTCAAAGTTGTCTATAGCAGTAGTCTcagcattttgttattttttttcattacctgATAACTCACGGCTCTGCTCCGATGCCTCACAACAGCGCAGGAGACAGCTCTGCACAAGCCACAGTGGCCCATCCATTGCCAGCACCAGCCTGTAAATCTTGCTGcttgctgcccagggcagggcttttttttcccctgttccttGTTAACTCCAGCAGCTGATGATCATCTTTCCTAGGTTGATGTGATTTCTGTGACACCAGAAttagttttctgctggttttatgtGCCATGCTAGGAATAAAAGTCTAGCAGTAACTGCTTCTGGCTCAAATTTCCACTGGCGGAGTAAATAAGGGCATTAGCCCAATCTcctcaattcattttttttttttgtccatagCACGTCACTTTTTGTGATAAGCTTTGTAAAATGTTGTTAGGCTTTTCCCTGACATAAGTGAAGGGTAGACGAGCAGACTTTGTGCCTGGAAGTGATGAATTTTAATAGCAGTCTTACAGTGCTGCTCTAGTCCCTTCCAGACTGGCTTCTCTACCCTGGGATTAACTACAGACAGCCTGTTCCTCCTGCCCGGGAAATGGCTGGCTAGTTCTTGCTCTATGGTGCTTGACAGATCTCAGGGACGGGGAAGCTCGGTAGTAGCTGCTGCTGATCCCGTGCATCTGCCTGTGTACGTGGGTGAGGTCTTGGAAACATTAGTCCAGTTGCAGATGTGTAGGAATATTACTGGGGTTGACTGCAGCCAGGTTTAATCTTCTCTTCCTTCAGAGGTCAAAGCTCAAACACCTTTAAGCCATTTCTAAATGGTGGTATGTAGCCAAGGTGCGTGGCAGAAGCATCTGAGACCCTTCATGGCGATGGACTCAGCCAGCCGTGTCAGTGTTATTCTCCTGAAGGGCCCAGAGCACTGTTTGCTATCAGGGGTGGGAGACTGGAGGGAGATGCCTGCCAAAGGCAGTCCCAAGCCCATTCCCTTATCTGCTGACTAGCACTAAATGCAAGTCGTGATTAATTCCTGTGTATCTTGCCTTTGATGTACCGCCTCCTCCAGAGATAAGGAGATGCTCCTGTGGAGCAGGAGAGAGAGCTGGTGCCAATGGGAGGAGGGTTGTGGGGAGTGCGGACCTGGGCTTGACCTGtaaccttctctctttctccagctTTCATCCTCATGATTATTCTGGCCCTCATCCGCATCAGCAGAGGCCAAGCTGAAGGTCACCCATCCATGGCCCAGCTGTCAGGCATCCGCAATCTCTTTGGGGTGTGCGTCTACTCCTTCATGTGCCAGCACTCCCTGCCATCCCTCATCACACCCATCTCCAAGAAGAAGCATGTCAACAAGCTTGTGCTGCTCGATTACGTCCTGATCCTGGCTTTCTACAGCCTTCTGTCCTTCACTGCCATTTACTGCTTCCGCAATGACACCCTCATGGACATGTACACACTCAACTTCACCAACTGCGAGATCATCAACGTTGCCTTCATTCGCTACTTCCTGGGCCTCTTCCCTGTCTTCACCATCAGCACCAACTTCCCCATCATCGCAGTGACCCTGCGCAACAACTGGAAGACCCTTTTCCACAGAGAAGGGGGGACCTACCCGTGGGTGGTGGACAGGATTGTCTTTCCTGCCATCACGCTGATTCCCCCAGTGCTGGTGGCTTTCTGCACCCACGATCTAGAGTCCTTGGTGGGCATCACAGGAGCCTATGCTGGGAACGGGATCCAGTATCTCATCCCGGCTTTCCTCGCGTACTGCAGTCGGAAGGACACTCAGCTGGTCTTCGGCAGCGGGACGGTTAACAAGCACCTCTCCCCTTTCCGACACACCTTCTGGATTGTGTTCGTGCTCATATGGGGCTTCTCTTGCTTTGTGTTTGTGACTGCAAACATTGTCCTGAGCGAGTCAAAACTCTGATGTGAGGGTGGCAGCAACGCTCCCTCCTGGGCTCCAGAGACTTGGGCATTTCAGTTCCCCCTCTGTGGAGGGGGGGGCAGAGGCAGCATGAAGGGAATTTTTCCAGGCCATGGGCTTAGTGGCACGGGTTAGACCTGGAAATGGACTTTCTTCACTCTGTTTTGGGTGTCGATGGAGTGGACTCAGCCTTGTTACAGTGGGGGTTCGCAGACCCACCATATGAAGCCACGGGGCTGAGCCCTTGGCAGTCTGCGCAATTAACCAGTGTCCAGCCATTTCTGCCTTCAGCTCTGTTGGAGCGTCACTCTCTGTCCCTACAGGGGCTCTGCGTGCTGCGGGTCTCAGCACACAGTAGAGCAGACAGCCTTGGCTTCACACCCCACTAAGCGGCTAAATGTCCCTTCTCCCAAAGGCAGTGACATGTATTGAAAATCCAGTGGGAGTTTGTGGGAATTGAGTCTTTTCTTTCAGCTGAGACCCCTCCCAGCCAACCTCCTGTACCAGATGAGGGAAGAAGTTAAGGTGGGAATAGCCCTAATTcagacaaaaataactttttgttctgttgcactttcttttttctagagGCATTAACCTGTTTTGTGCACCTTGGATTGCCTGGGAGCTGGGATCTTTTGCTTAGAGCTGGATTTCTCCAGTCTGGGAGTTTACATGCACACTTCTCACCCTGTTCTTCTGTGCTgtggcagccccagccagccGGAGCGATGTCCCTACGCGTGCAGGGACACAGCTCTTCGTCCTTGGGAAGGAAATCACAGCCTTGTGTCCCTCGGTTCCTGCATGCAGCTGGCGGAGCCCTGCTCCCTTTCTCACCTTTGCACGGGGCCAGTGTGGCCAGCCAGACCCTGACTCCAGTGGCCAGGATTGGTGCGTGCTGGGGAAGTGCTAATTAGCCAGTCCTGACACGTGCGAGGCCTGGGAGAGCTCTGGCTGTGCACACTGATGGGTTTCCAGCCTCCTGTGCTGGGTAATTAGCCTTGAAACAAGGTGGGTGTTAACTCCAGGGAATGGGCTGGTGCCAGGAGGCAGCGGCGGTGCcctggctcagccctgcctgcaggagcagagctcctGGGTGCTACGGGAGAGCAAAAACTGAAACCCTGctgaatcccccccccccttctcttcccGTACAGAAGGTGGGCTCTGGGCTGGTCCTGTTCAGCTTATCTGAGAGTTGGGCTGCCTCTCATCTTGGGCAGCCGGTGCTGAGGGTGACTCTCTGCTTCTGAGGCTTCTGGTGGTTGCTCTAATGCCATGCAGAGACCAACAGCACCGGGTCCTGTGCTCTGAGGCCCTTGGGCAAAGATC includes the following:
- the TMEM104 gene encoding transmembrane protein 104 — encoded protein: MAGGITDTGELYSPYVGLVYMFNLIVGTGALTMPKAFATAGWLVSLVLLMFLGFMSYMTTTFVVEAMAAANAQLRWKRMEKHKDDEDEDSSSGVSDSDVLLHDGYERAETRPILSVQRRGSPNIFEITERVEMGQMASMFFNKVGVNLFYFCIIIYLYGDLAIYAAAVPVSLMQVTCSATGNHSCSVGDGTKYNDTDKCWGPIRRIDAYRLYLAAFTLLLGPFTFFNVQKTKYLQIMTSLMRWIAFILMIILALIRISRGQAEGHPSMAQLSGIRNLFGVCVYSFMCQHSLPSLITPISKKKHVNKLVLLDYVLILAFYSLLSFTAIYCFRNDTLMDMYTLNFTNCEIINVAFIRYFLGLFPVFTISTNFPIIAVTLRNNWKTLFHREGGTYPWVVDRIVFPAITLIPPVLVAFCTHDLESLVGITGAYAGNGIQYLIPAFLAYCSRKDTQLVFGSGTVNKHLSPFRHTFWIVFVLIWGFSCFVFVTANIVLSESKL